Proteins from one Mycobacterium adipatum genomic window:
- a CDS encoding TerC family protein, producing MNVSALEWGITLAVTLGVLLVDVLVFGRRPHEPSTRETSIALTFYVGLAIAFGIWTWTFHGSQYGVEFFAGWLTEYSLSVDNLFIFLIIMASFKVPRIYQQQALLVGIILALIFRGIFIALGAVAIEQFSWVFYIFGAFLIYTAWKLARDTDHDDDAENGVVRFARNYLNTTDKWHGLKLTVKEGSKRVMTPMFLVIVALGTTDLLFALDSIPAIYGLTQEPYLVFTANVFALMGLRQLYFLLGDLLKRLVYLSQGLSFILGFIGVKLVLHALHENELPFINGGEPVHVPTIPTLASLGVIIVTLVITTVASLYKTRVVDKKDGATAEDTADGEAPAKPAE from the coding sequence CCGCACTCGAGTGGGGGATCACCCTCGCCGTCACCCTGGGCGTCCTGCTCGTGGATGTCCTGGTGTTCGGCAGGCGGCCGCATGAGCCGTCGACCCGGGAAACCTCCATCGCGCTGACCTTCTACGTCGGCCTCGCGATCGCCTTCGGCATCTGGACCTGGACCTTCCACGGCAGCCAATACGGCGTGGAGTTCTTCGCCGGCTGGCTCACCGAGTACAGCCTCTCGGTGGACAACCTGTTCATCTTCCTGATCATCATGGCCAGCTTCAAGGTGCCCAGGATCTACCAGCAGCAGGCGCTGCTCGTCGGCATCATCCTTGCGCTGATCTTCCGCGGCATTTTCATCGCCCTCGGCGCGGTGGCCATCGAACAGTTCTCCTGGGTGTTCTACATCTTCGGCGCCTTCCTGATCTACACCGCCTGGAAGCTGGCCCGCGACACCGACCACGACGACGACGCCGAGAACGGAGTCGTCCGGTTCGCTCGCAACTACCTGAACACCACCGACAAATGGCACGGCCTGAAGCTCACGGTCAAAGAGGGCTCCAAGCGCGTCATGACGCCGATGTTCCTGGTGATCGTCGCGCTGGGCACCACCGACCTGCTGTTCGCCCTGGACTCCATTCCGGCCATCTATGGGCTCACCCAGGAGCCCTACCTGGTGTTCACCGCCAACGTGTTCGCGCTGATGGGCCTGCGTCAGCTGTACTTCCTACTCGGGGATCTGCTCAAGCGGCTGGTCTACCTGTCGCAGGGCCTGTCCTTCATCCTCGGCTTCATCGGCGTCAAACTGGTGCTGCACGCCCTGCACGAGAACGAGCTGCCGTTCATCAACGGCGGCGAGCCGGTGCACGTGCCGACCATCCCGACGCTGGCCAGCCTGGGCGTCATCATCGTCACCCTGGTCATCACCACCGTCGCCAGCCTGTACAAGACCCGGGTGGTCGACAAGAAGGACGGCGCCACAGCCGAGGACACCGCCGACGGGGAAGCCCCGGCCAAGCCGGCCGAATAG
- a CDS encoding MFS transporter has translation MPSAEVFPRRSARPEPAAVRKAVIGASIGNAVEWFDFAIYGFLAVYIAANFFPSDDDTAALLNTFAIFAAAFFMRPLGGFVFGPLGDRIGRQRVLALVILLMSAATLLIGLLPTYSAVGVAAPLMLLVLRCLQGFSAGGEYGGGAVYLAEYAPDRRRGLVVTFMVWSGVLGFLLGSLTVTLLQTGLSAAAMDSYGWRIPFLLAAPLGLVGLYIRLRLDDTPEFTDLSTADKVADRPLREATRTSWRPILQVIGMFLIFNVGYYVVFTFLPTYLIKTLEFSKAASFLSITLASLVALVLTLPFAVLSDRIGRKPMLIAGSAAFALLSYPIFLLLTSGSLAAAVTAHCLLAAIESIYISTAVTAGVELFATRVRYSGFAVGYNICVAAFGGTTPYAVTWLTAETGNPRAAAFYLVIAAVLSLGTVLTLRESAGKPLAAT, from the coding sequence ATGCCGTCCGCTGAAGTGTTCCCCCGTCGCTCCGCTCGCCCCGAACCCGCTGCGGTTCGTAAGGCCGTTATCGGAGCCTCCATCGGCAACGCCGTGGAATGGTTCGATTTCGCCATCTACGGATTCCTGGCGGTCTACATCGCCGCCAATTTCTTTCCTTCCGACGATGACACCGCGGCATTGCTGAACACGTTCGCGATCTTCGCGGCGGCGTTCTTCATGCGCCCGTTGGGCGGGTTCGTGTTCGGTCCGCTCGGGGATCGCATCGGCCGGCAGCGGGTGCTGGCACTGGTGATCCTGCTGATGTCGGCGGCCACCTTGCTCATCGGGCTGTTGCCGACCTACTCGGCGGTCGGCGTCGCGGCCCCGCTGATGCTGCTGGTGCTGCGCTGTCTGCAGGGGTTCTCGGCCGGCGGCGAATACGGTGGCGGAGCGGTGTATCTGGCCGAGTACGCGCCGGACAGACGACGCGGCCTCGTGGTCACCTTCATGGTGTGGTCGGGGGTGCTCGGTTTCCTGCTCGGATCGCTCACGGTCACCCTGTTGCAGACCGGGCTGTCGGCCGCCGCGATGGACAGCTACGGCTGGCGGATACCGTTCCTGCTCGCCGCACCGCTGGGCCTGGTCGGGCTGTACATCCGGCTGCGGTTGGACGACACCCCCGAGTTCACCGACCTCAGTACCGCCGACAAGGTCGCCGATCGGCCCCTGCGCGAGGCCACGCGTACATCGTGGCGGCCGATTCTGCAGGTCATCGGCATGTTCTTGATCTTCAACGTCGGCTACTACGTGGTGTTCACCTTCTTACCGACCTACCTGATCAAGACGCTGGAGTTCTCCAAGGCCGCATCGTTTCTCTCCATCACGCTGGCCAGCCTGGTCGCCCTCGTGCTGACGTTGCCGTTCGCGGTGCTCTCGGACCGGATCGGGCGCAAGCCGATGCTGATCGCCGGCTCAGCGGCTTTCGCGCTGTTGAGCTATCCGATTTTCCTGCTGCTGACCTCGGGGTCGCTGGCCGCCGCCGTGACCGCGCACTGCCTGCTGGCCGCGATCGAATCGATCTACATCTCGACGGCCGTGACCGCAGGTGTGGAACTGTTCGCCACCCGGGTGCGCTACAGCGGCTTCGCCGTCGGCTACAACATCTGCGTCGCGGCGTTCGGCGGCACCACCCCGTACGCGGTGACCTGGCTGACGGCCGAGACCGGCAACCCCCGGGCGGCCGCCTTCTATCTGGTGATCGCCGCGGTGCTGTCCCTGGGCACGGTGCTGACGCTGCGGGAATCGGCGGGTAAACCGCTGGCGGCCACCTGA
- a CDS encoding LacI family DNA-binding transcriptional regulator — MRPGTRPTKADVARLANVSPATVSYVLNNVKGQTISAQTRAAVQDAAKSLGYRPNLAARNLARGGSGVVLYIVPRISLGELLLEVGSRLTTELARHGVVLSLQFETDDGRNVVDAVADLNPIAVTSVFPLGGAALEAVTAAGIPQIYLGSAQLHAMGELHLSIGRLRVEHLVARGHQRLAFAYAGDETLRPLGDYWLTGLRAAAAELPEIATATVAADGSDAADVVRDWIAAGVTAVCAQSDETAMVVLHGIREAGLRCPQDLAVMGVDAIPLGAVSGPPLTSVGLDAKTIVEVSVAAMMTELGFPSAGEPSSANVAQLIQRAST; from the coding sequence ATGAGACCGGGAACCAGGCCCACGAAGGCGGATGTGGCGCGGCTGGCCAATGTCTCACCGGCGACCGTCAGCTATGTGCTCAACAACGTCAAGGGACAGACCATCTCGGCGCAGACCCGCGCGGCCGTGCAGGATGCGGCCAAGTCTCTCGGTTACCGGCCAAACCTCGCCGCCCGCAATCTTGCCCGCGGCGGCAGCGGCGTGGTGCTGTATATCGTTCCGCGAATTTCGTTGGGCGAGTTGCTCCTTGAGGTCGGCAGCAGGCTGACCACCGAGTTGGCCCGGCACGGCGTGGTGTTGTCACTGCAGTTCGAGACCGATGACGGCCGCAATGTGGTGGACGCGGTGGCCGACCTGAACCCGATCGCGGTGACCAGTGTGTTCCCGCTCGGCGGTGCCGCGCTGGAGGCGGTGACGGCTGCGGGCATCCCGCAGATCTATCTGGGCAGCGCGCAATTGCACGCGATGGGTGAGCTACATCTGTCGATCGGTCGGCTGCGGGTCGAGCATCTGGTGGCCCGGGGGCACCAGCGGCTGGCGTTCGCTTACGCCGGCGACGAGACGCTACGGCCGCTCGGCGACTACTGGCTGACCGGCTTGCGGGCGGCCGCCGCGGAGCTGCCCGAGATCGCCACCGCGACCGTCGCCGCCGACGGCTCCGATGCCGCGGACGTGGTGCGTGACTGGATCGCGGCGGGTGTGACGGCGGTGTGCGCGCAGAGCGACGAGACCGCCATGGTGGTGTTGCACGGCATCAGGGAGGCCGGGCTGCGTTGCCCGCAGGATCTGGCGGTGATGGGAGTGGACGCGATCCCGCTGGGCGCGGTGAGCGGTCCACCGCTGACCTCGGTCGGCTTGGATGCCAAGACGATCGTCGAGGTGTCGGTGGCGGCGATGATGACCGAGCTCGGATTTCCCAGCGCTGGTGAGCCCAGCAGCGCAAATGTCGCGCAGCTGATTCAGCGCGCGTCCACCTGA
- a CDS encoding cytochrome P450 — protein sequence MDGTAVGDVYFDPYNVEINANPYPAFARLREEAPLYYNEEFDFYALSRFADVNKALIDHETFSSARGAIIELIKANIEIPSGALIFEDPPIHTTHRKLLARMFTPRKIAALEPKIREFCAQALDPLVGSGKVDFITDFGAIMPMRVISTLLGIPEDDQEMIRDHGNDQMRTEDGKPMKAASEGLIDGSIFETYIDWRKDNPSDDIMTDLLNVEFTDEQGVTRHLTREELLIYINVVAGAGNETTTRLIGWAAKVLAEHPDQRRQLVENPALIPQAIEELLRFEPPAPHVARYVTRDVEYYGQTVPEGAAMMMLIGSAVRDSRQFPPDGEVFDIHREQRQHLAFSVGTHFCLGSALARLEGRIALEEMLKRFPEWEVDLPNAKLSPTSTVRGWDSMPAFVP from the coding sequence ATTGACGGCACCGCCGTCGGCGACGTGTACTTCGACCCGTACAACGTCGAGATCAACGCCAACCCGTACCCGGCGTTCGCCCGCCTGCGCGAAGAAGCGCCGCTGTACTACAACGAGGAGTTCGACTTCTACGCGTTGAGCCGGTTCGCCGATGTGAACAAGGCGTTGATCGACCACGAGACATTCAGCTCGGCGCGCGGCGCGATCATCGAACTGATCAAGGCCAATATCGAGATCCCCTCGGGCGCACTGATCTTCGAGGATCCGCCGATCCACACCACACACCGCAAACTGCTGGCCCGGATGTTCACCCCGCGCAAGATCGCCGCGCTGGAACCCAAGATCCGCGAGTTCTGCGCACAGGCGCTGGACCCCTTGGTCGGCTCCGGCAAGGTCGACTTCATCACCGATTTCGGCGCCATCATGCCGATGCGGGTGATCAGCACGCTGCTCGGCATCCCCGAGGACGACCAGGAGATGATCCGCGACCACGGCAACGATCAGATGCGCACCGAGGACGGCAAGCCGATGAAGGCCGCCAGTGAAGGCCTGATCGACGGGTCGATCTTCGAGACCTATATCGACTGGCGCAAGGACAACCCGTCCGACGACATCATGACCGACCTGCTCAACGTCGAGTTCACCGATGAGCAGGGCGTGACCCGCCACCTCACCCGCGAAGAGCTGCTGATCTACATCAACGTCGTCGCCGGCGCCGGGAATGAGACCACCACCCGCCTGATCGGCTGGGCGGCCAAGGTGCTCGCCGAGCATCCCGACCAGCGCCGCCAGCTCGTCGAGAACCCGGCCCTGATCCCGCAGGCGATCGAGGAACTGCTGCGTTTCGAACCGCCCGCCCCGCACGTCGCCCGCTACGTCACCCGCGATGTCGAGTACTACGGCCAGACGGTGCCCGAGGGTGCGGCGATGATGATGTTGATCGGATCGGCCGTGCGTGACAGCCGCCAATTCCCGCCCGACGGTGAGGTTTTCGACATCCACCGCGAACAGCGCCAGCATCTGGCATTCAGCGTCGGCACGCACTTCTGCCTGGGCTCGGCGCTGGCCCGCCTGGAGGGTCGGATCGCGCTGGAGGAGATGCTCAAGCGCTTTCCGGAGTGGGAGGTCGATCTGCCCAACGCGAAGCTGTCACCGACGTCGACCGTGCGCGGCTGGGATTCGATGCCGGCGTTCGTCCCGTGA
- a CDS encoding phosphotransferase, translated as MTAALAMDFPDAVVDTVTVAMRDDGTNRRARLALTYRPGPAGPDRVFVKAVDPGHRELIKMTSGLLHEPRLFASGVELPLEHPRVHAAPVDETAEDFLLVMEDLTARDADPRDATRPLTVEQAADAVRGLGRLHGEFWGERLTRPGLGWLEPFLPWDGMQYAPLPAALQRLGDDAPASVQALTIDALVEGIWKPFIRTLTAPGVPVTLLHGDPHIGNTYVVTGTGSGDTVGFLDWQVARRGNFSVDLGYFLQGALVTEDRRAHERELLGEYRDSLGLPAHELPSAEEIWLRYRASVAHGLTTWLATASAGELWQRPDIALALAQRYSAAYEDLQTAQALADLTT; from the coding sequence ATGACCGCGGCATTGGCCATGGACTTCCCCGACGCGGTCGTCGATACCGTCACCGTCGCCATGCGCGATGACGGCACCAACCGGCGGGCCCGGCTGGCGCTGACCTACCGACCCGGTCCGGCCGGTCCGGACCGGGTGTTCGTCAAGGCCGTCGATCCTGGACACCGGGAGCTGATCAAGATGACCAGCGGGCTGCTACACGAGCCGCGGCTGTTCGCCTCCGGTGTCGAGCTGCCGCTGGAGCATCCGCGGGTGCACGCCGCCCCGGTCGACGAAACCGCCGAGGACTTCCTGTTGGTGATGGAGGACCTCACCGCCCGGGATGCCGATCCCCGCGATGCCACCCGGCCGCTCACCGTCGAGCAGGCCGCCGACGCGGTGCGTGGTCTCGGCCGGCTGCACGGGGAATTCTGGGGTGAGCGGCTCACACGGCCCGGTCTGGGCTGGCTGGAACCGTTTCTGCCCTGGGACGGCATGCAGTACGCACCGCTGCCTGCGGCGCTGCAACGCCTCGGCGATGACGCCCCGGCCTCGGTGCAGGCGCTGACCATCGATGCGCTGGTGGAAGGCATCTGGAAACCGTTCATCCGGACCTTGACCGCACCGGGTGTGCCGGTGACCCTGCTGCACGGTGACCCGCACATCGGCAATACCTATGTGGTCACCGGGACCGGGTCGGGAGACACCGTCGGCTTCCTGGACTGGCAGGTGGCCCGGCGGGGTAACTTCTCCGTCGACCTCGGCTACTTCCTGCAGGGCGCGCTGGTCACCGAGGACCGACGCGCGCACGAGCGTGAACTGCTCGGCGAGTACCGGGACAGCCTGGGCCTGCCCGCCCACGAACTGCCCTCGGCCGAGGAGATCTGGCTGCGCTACCGCGCGTCGGTGGCGCACGGCCTGACGACGTGGCTGGCCACCGCCAGTGCCGGGGAACTCTGGCAGCGCCCGGACATCGCGCTGGCGTTGGCGCAGCGTTACAGCGCCGCCTACGAGGACCTGCAAACCGCACAAGCGTTGGCGGACCTGACCACCTAG
- a CDS encoding DMT family transporter, with protein sequence MIDHVLVVIFALCAAIFAAIGIVVRQRATIDVPEEHGVSTVMLATLLRRPLWWGGTAAAVAGFVFQALALDNGSLIVVQPLLVSALLFALPLSARLAHRRVNRGDWLWAVLLTVSLAIFVLLAHPRVSDQVAPVSTIAVVAGVCTAVVLGCVLVAVRRSGWQRAVPLAVAVGVLFGLVAVLTKMLMHALDRHTVAEVLATPLPYALVLLGVLATLLQQSAFHAGSLQTSVPTMLVVEPMAAVLLGVFLLGETLTANRWEAVVLTVTVLAMTAATIALGRDEGAYEAQLEATSRAT encoded by the coding sequence GTGATCGATCACGTGCTTGTCGTCATCTTCGCCCTGTGCGCAGCCATTTTCGCGGCCATTGGCATCGTGGTGCGCCAGCGGGCGACGATCGATGTGCCCGAGGAGCACGGTGTCAGCACCGTCATGCTGGCAACGCTGCTGCGCCGCCCGCTGTGGTGGGGCGGAACTGCCGCAGCGGTGGCGGGTTTCGTCTTCCAGGCTTTGGCCCTGGACAACGGTTCGCTGATCGTGGTGCAGCCGCTGCTGGTGTCCGCGCTGTTGTTCGCGCTGCCGCTGAGCGCCCGGCTGGCGCACCGCCGGGTCAACCGGGGCGACTGGTTGTGGGCCGTGCTGTTGACGGTCTCGCTGGCGATCTTCGTGCTGCTCGCCCATCCCCGGGTCAGTGACCAGGTTGCGCCGGTGAGCACCATTGCCGTGGTCGCGGGTGTGTGTACGGCGGTGGTGCTCGGCTGTGTGCTGGTCGCGGTGCGCCGCTCCGGCTGGCAACGGGCGGTCCCGTTGGCTGTCGCCGTGGGCGTGCTGTTCGGTCTCGTCGCGGTGCTGACCAAGATGCTGATGCACGCGCTGGATCGCCATACCGTCGCCGAGGTGCTGGCGACTCCGCTGCCGTATGCGCTGGTACTGCTCGGTGTGTTGGCCACCCTGCTGCAGCAGTCCGCCTTCCATGCCGGTTCGCTGCAGACCTCCGTCCCCACCATGCTGGTCGTCGAGCCGATGGCGGCCGTGCTGCTGGGTGTGTTCCTGCTCGGCGAGACCCTCACCGCGAATCGGTGGGAGGCGGTGGTGCTGACCGTCACGGTGCTCGCCATGACCGCGGCCACCATCGCGCTCGGGCGTGACGAAGGCGCCTATGAGGCCCAGCTGGAAGCCACGTCACGCGCGACCTGA
- the car gene encoding carboxylic acid reductase, with the protein MSNENFDDRLARLYATDPEFAAARPDPAVVAAVNEPGLTLPDIVRTVLTGYADRPALGARAVEFVTDETGRTVAELQPRFETITHGQLWERVRRVADAWRANPVHPGDRVALLGFTSVDYTVVDIALTQLGAVSVPLQTSVSAAALAPIVAETEPVLIAASIDYLDDAVELALGSDVVRLAVFDYRPQVDDQRDALVVATARLGDRVTIETLDDLLVRPASTVEPVAVQEESDPLSLLIYTSGSTGAPKGAMYPASKVADIWRPAANSHWDESQGVVPSVVLSFMPMSHVMGRGILYSALASGGSVNFAARADLSTFLEDLALTRPTQLNFVPRIWDMLFGEYQSRIAHTGATDAEKEAVLADMRQNLLGGRFVSALTGSAPISPELKAWVEKLLDMHLLEGYGSTEAGAVFVDGKIARPPVLEYKLVDVPELGYHLTDRPHPRGELLVRSEQLFPGYYKRPEVTAQVFDADGFYRTGDIVAELGPDQVAYVDRRNNVLKLSQGEFVTVSKLEAAFNTAPLVHQIYIYGNSARPYLLAVVVPTDADASKADIAASLKDAARAADLQSYELPRDFLIETTPFTVENGLLTGIRKLAWPKLKERYGAELEQLYTDLADGQANELLALRSAGATAPVLETVSRAVAALLGAASSDIAPDVHFTDLGGDSLSALTFGNLLADIFDVEVPVSVIVSPASDLQTIAEHIETQRAGGTGRPTFASVHGAGATAVHAADLTLDKFIDAATLAAAPSLPGPVSEIRTVLLTGATGFLGRYLALDWLERMDLVDGKVICLVRAKNDDEARARLDKTFETGDPKLVAHYRELADRHLEVIAGDKGEADLGLDPAVWQRLADTVDLIVDPAALVNHVLPYSELFGPNALGTAELIRIALTTKIKPFAYVSTIGVGWGIEPGRFVEDADIRTISATRVVDESYANGYGTSKWAGEVLLREAHDLVGLPVSVFRCDMILADTTYAGQLNLPDMFTRMMLSLVAAGIAPGSFNQLDAEGNPQRSHYDGLPVEFIAEAISTLGTQVALDPARTFETYHVMNPYDDGISMDTFVDWLVEAGYPIERVADYDQWLARFETALRALPDRQRQASLLPLLHNYTVPGTPVNGAMAPTEVFRAAVQEAKIGPDKDIPHVSREVIVKYATDLELLGLL; encoded by the coding sequence ATGTCGAACGAGAACTTTGACGACCGCCTTGCGCGGCTGTACGCCACAGACCCGGAGTTCGCCGCCGCCAGGCCCGACCCGGCCGTCGTCGCCGCGGTGAACGAACCCGGGTTGACCCTTCCCGATATCGTGCGCACCGTCCTGACCGGTTACGCCGACCGGCCCGCGTTGGGCGCCCGCGCCGTCGAGTTCGTCACCGACGAAACCGGCCGCACCGTCGCCGAACTGCAGCCGCGTTTCGAGACCATCACCCACGGGCAGCTCTGGGAGCGGGTCCGGCGGGTCGCCGACGCCTGGCGCGCCAACCCCGTGCACCCCGGTGACCGGGTCGCCCTGCTCGGCTTCACCAGCGTCGACTACACCGTGGTCGATATCGCGCTCACGCAGCTCGGCGCCGTCTCGGTGCCGCTGCAGACCAGCGTGTCGGCGGCCGCACTCGCCCCCATCGTCGCCGAGACCGAGCCGGTGCTCATCGCGGCGAGCATCGACTATCTCGATGACGCGGTCGAGTTGGCCCTCGGATCAGATGTGGTGCGGCTCGCGGTGTTCGACTACCGGCCCCAGGTCGATGACCAGCGTGACGCGCTGGTCGTCGCGACCGCCAGGCTCGGTGACCGGGTCACCATCGAGACCCTCGACGATCTGCTGGTGCGTCCGGCCTCCACCGTCGAACCCGTTGCCGTACAAGAGGAATCCGATCCGCTGTCGCTGCTGATCTACACCTCCGGCAGCACCGGAGCGCCCAAGGGAGCGATGTACCCAGCGAGCAAGGTCGCCGACATCTGGCGGCCCGCGGCCAACTCGCACTGGGATGAGAGCCAGGGCGTGGTGCCGTCGGTCGTGCTGAGCTTCATGCCGATGAGCCACGTGATGGGCCGCGGCATCCTCTACAGCGCGCTGGCCAGCGGCGGCTCGGTGAACTTCGCGGCCCGCGCCGACCTGTCGACCTTCCTGGAGGACCTGGCACTGACCCGGCCCACCCAGCTGAACTTCGTGCCGCGCATCTGGGACATGCTGTTCGGTGAATACCAGAGCCGGATCGCACACACCGGCGCCACCGACGCCGAGAAAGAAGCGGTGCTGGCGGACATGCGGCAGAACCTCCTCGGCGGTCGCTTCGTCAGCGCGCTGACCGGTTCGGCGCCCATCTCGCCGGAGCTGAAAGCCTGGGTGGAGAAGCTGCTCGACATGCACCTGCTGGAGGGCTACGGCTCGACCGAGGCCGGCGCGGTGTTCGTGGACGGCAAGATCGCTCGGCCGCCGGTGCTGGAGTACAAGCTGGTCGACGTGCCCGAACTCGGTTACCACCTGACCGACCGCCCGCACCCGCGCGGTGAGCTGCTGGTGCGTTCCGAGCAGCTGTTCCCCGGCTACTACAAGCGCCCCGAGGTCACCGCCCAGGTCTTCGACGCGGACGGTTTCTACCGGACCGGCGATATCGTCGCCGAACTCGGACCCGATCAGGTCGCCTATGTCGACCGGCGCAACAACGTGCTCAAGCTCTCCCAGGGCGAATTCGTCACGGTGTCCAAGCTGGAGGCCGCATTCAACACCGCACCGCTGGTGCACCAGATCTACATCTACGGCAACAGCGCCAGGCCCTATCTGCTGGCCGTGGTGGTGCCCACCGACGCGGACGCGTCCAAGGCGGATATCGCCGCATCGTTGAAGGATGCCGCTCGCGCCGCGGATCTGCAGTCCTATGAACTGCCGAGGGACTTCCTGATCGAGACGACACCGTTCACGGTGGAAAACGGTCTGCTGACCGGTATCCGGAAGTTGGCCTGGCCGAAGCTCAAGGAGCGCTACGGCGCCGAACTCGAGCAGCTCTACACCGACCTGGCCGACGGCCAGGCCAACGAACTGCTGGCGCTACGGTCCGCCGGGGCCACCGCGCCGGTGCTGGAGACCGTCAGCCGGGCCGTCGCCGCGCTGCTGGGTGCGGCGAGCTCCGATATCGCCCCCGATGTGCACTTCACCGATCTGGGCGGAGATTCGTTGTCGGCGTTGACCTTCGGCAACCTGCTGGCCGATATCTTCGACGTCGAGGTGCCGGTCTCGGTGATCGTCAGCCCGGCCTCGGACCTGCAGACCATTGCCGAACACATCGAGACCCAGCGCGCCGGCGGTACCGGACGGCCCACCTTCGCGTCCGTGCACGGTGCCGGCGCGACGGCGGTGCACGCCGCCGACCTGACCCTGGACAAGTTCATCGACGCGGCGACTCTGGCTGCCGCACCGTCCCTTCCGGGTCCGGTCAGCGAGATCCGTACCGTGCTGCTGACCGGAGCCACCGGTTTCCTGGGCCGCTATCTGGCATTGGACTGGCTGGAGCGGATGGACCTCGTCGACGGCAAGGTGATCTGCCTGGTCCGCGCGAAGAACGACGATGAGGCCCGGGCCCGGCTGGACAAGACCTTCGAGACCGGTGACCCGAAACTCGTTGCGCACTATCGTGAGCTGGCCGACCGTCACCTCGAGGTGATCGCCGGCGACAAGGGCGAGGCCGACCTCGGCCTGGATCCGGCGGTCTGGCAGCGCCTCGCCGACACCGTCGACCTCATCGTGGACCCGGCGGCACTGGTCAACCACGTGCTGCCGTACAGCGAACTGTTCGGGCCCAACGCACTCGGTACCGCCGAGTTGATCCGGATCGCACTCACCACCAAGATCAAACCGTTCGCCTACGTGTCCACCATCGGCGTGGGCTGGGGGATCGAACCGGGCAGGTTCGTCGAGGACGCCGACATCCGGACCATCTCCGCCACCCGGGTCGTCGACGAGAGCTACGCCAACGGTTACGGCACCAGCAAGTGGGCCGGTGAGGTGCTGCTGCGGGAGGCCCACGACCTGGTCGGTCTGCCGGTGTCGGTGTTCCGCTGCGACATGATCCTGGCCGACACCACCTACGCCGGTCAGCTGAACCTGCCCGACATGTTCACCCGGATGATGCTCAGCCTGGTGGCCGCCGGTATCGCACCCGGATCGTTCAATCAGCTTGACGCCGAGGGCAACCCGCAGCGCAGCCACTATGACGGGTTGCCGGTCGAGTTCATCGCGGAGGCCATCTCGACTTTGGGCACCCAGGTGGCTCTCGACCCCGCGCGCACGTTCGAGACCTACCACGTGATGAACCCGTACGACGATGGCATCAGCATGGACACCTTCGTCGACTGGCTGGTCGAGGCCGGCTACCCGATCGAGCGCGTCGCCGACTACGACCAGTGGCTGGCCCGGTTCGAGACCGCGCTGCGGGCCCTGCCGGACCGGCAGCGTCAGGCGTCACTGCTGCCGCTGCTGCACAACTACACGGTTCCGGGGACGCCGGTGAACGGCGCGATGGCGCCGACAGAGGTGTTCCGGGCCGCGGTGCAGGAGGCAAAGATCGGGCCGGACAAGGACATTCCGCATGTCAGCCGGGAGGTCATCGTCAAGTACGCGACCGATCTGGAGCTGCTCGGGCTGCTCTAG
- a CDS encoding TIGR03668 family PPOX class F420-dependent oxidoreductase: protein MPETDPVDLFAGAPVAALATAGADAAPHLVPVVFAVAGDTVYTAVDAKRKSTRRLRRLTNIAANPRVSLLADHYSEDWEQLWWVRADGLATVHHDGEQMAIGYGLLRAKYEQYERTALDGPVVAIAVSHWASWHA from the coding sequence GTGCCCGAAACCGATCCCGTCGACCTGTTCGCCGGCGCCCCGGTCGCGGCGCTCGCCACCGCCGGAGCCGACGCCGCACCGCATCTGGTCCCGGTCGTCTTCGCCGTGGCGGGAGACACCGTCTACACCGCCGTCGACGCGAAACGTAAGTCCACCCGACGGCTACGCCGGTTGACCAACATCGCGGCCAACCCGCGGGTCAGCCTGCTGGCCGACCACTACAGCGAGGACTGGGAGCAGCTGTGGTGGGTGCGCGCAGACGGGCTGGCCACCGTGCACCACGACGGTGAACAGATGGCCATCGGATACGGCCTGCTCCGCGCCAAGTACGAGCAATACGAGCGCACCGCCCTGGACGGTCCGGTGGTGGCCATTGCGGTGTCGCACTGGGCGTCCTGGCACGCCTGA